The proteins below are encoded in one region of Segatella copri:
- a CDS encoding C39 family peptidase — protein sequence MKIKHLLFFIPVTFLVACEGTDLIEPDNVSKEQISTQIIYNPTKYSKQKGDVFVKSSLPTTMAKQIPNACVTSIMEYANNKVFGGTVNEGAYILYYTQTYNSNPLIDGVSLDYIEPFVTHFFKTQTFTNYKSAIDAKHPVMTDVNSQIESSAHNVLCVGYNSNTGAAIYMDPELACMYSVNAGYFLQDYNIVLTGIK from the coding sequence ATGAAGATAAAACATTTGTTATTTTTTATTCCTGTAACTTTTTTGGTCGCATGTGAAGGGACTGATTTAATCGAGCCAGACAATGTGTCGAAAGAACAGATTTCCACTCAAATAATTTATAACCCGACAAAATATTCAAAACAAAAAGGTGATGTCTTTGTCAAAAGCAGTTTGCCAACAACAATGGCAAAGCAAATACCTAATGCCTGCGTAACATCAATTATGGAGTATGCAAACAATAAAGTTTTTGGTGGAACAGTAAATGAGGGAGCGTATATTCTATATTATACACAGACATATAATTCAAATCCTTTGATTGATGGTGTTTCTTTGGATTATATCGAGCCTTTTGTAACACATTTCTTTAAAACTCAAACATTTACAAATTATAAGTCTGCAATAGATGCCAAGCATCCCGTCATGACTGATGTAAATAGCCAAATAGAAAGCTCTGCCCATAATGTGTTATGTGTAGGATATAACTCCAATACGGGTGCTGCTATTTATATGGACCCTGAGCTTGCTTGTATGTACTCAGTTAATGCTGGGTATTTTTTACAAGATTATAATATAGTATTAACAGGTATAAAGTAA
- a CDS encoding DUF4738 domain-containing protein: MKRIDYILIGLLAISSLTACTEKKKSNIIIAPKPVAKVVNKATQKMSDYEQTREADWVGSHYKVVVKRSSDKELPVLQLDENTKYYDNRISVKVLRSDGSEFFSRTFTKKDFTSYIDKHTQDMGALLGIVYVKAEGDYLYFAASVGSPDVTSDEYVPLVLKISRMGSISISKDEKLDTNASAEEEEEEEDGV, translated from the coding sequence ATGAAACGAATTGATTATATATTAATAGGTCTTTTGGCTATTTCTAGCTTGACGGCTTGTACAGAAAAGAAGAAGAGTAATATCATTATTGCTCCTAAACCGGTGGCTAAGGTTGTGAACAAAGCTACTCAGAAAATGAGTGATTATGAGCAGACCAGGGAGGCTGACTGGGTTGGTTCCCATTATAAAGTGGTGGTGAAGCGTAGTTCTGACAAGGAACTTCCGGTTCTCCAGTTGGACGAAAACACCAAGTATTATGATAACAGAATTTCGGTTAAGGTATTGAGAAGCGATGGTTCTGAATTCTTTAGCCGTACTTTCACAAAGAAAGATTTCACATCCTATATTGACAAACATACACAGGATATGGGTGCTTTGCTCGGTATTGTGTATGTGAAAGCAGAAGGTGATTATCTTTACTTCGCAGCAAGTGTTGGGTCGCCTGATGTTACCAGTGATGAATATGTACCTCTGGTACTTAAGATTTCCCGAATGGGTAGTATCTCTATATCAAAGGATGAGAAGTTGGATACCAACGCTTCTGCTGAAGAGGAAGAAGAGGAAGAAGATGGGGTATAA
- a CDS encoding DUF4230 domain-containing protein, producing MKKRLIFIISVFFAFVSCSHQQTEKKEQVIDTIPVMVMQIQKCNRLYTAEAHVHKIITHDDQLNLKGSLFKKDFNIHVPGSNRKVAIPMDATLKAYVDFSGFSAKNVNRQGDKIEIILPDPKVMLTSSKINHEGVRQFVSLTRRNYSDAELSLFEQQGRESIIRDIPNLDILEQARQSAANTLIPMLQDMGFAEENIKISFRKKFTFNDLKTLLDKTTIEKNH from the coding sequence ATGAAAAAGAGGTTAATATTTATCATTTCTGTATTTTTTGCCTTCGTTTCATGTTCGCATCAGCAAACAGAAAAGAAGGAGCAAGTCATCGACACAATACCTGTGATGGTGATGCAGATACAGAAATGCAATCGCTTATATACTGCAGAAGCTCATGTCCATAAGATTATAACACATGATGACCAGCTCAATCTGAAGGGCTCACTGTTCAAGAAAGACTTCAATATTCATGTTCCCGGCTCAAACCGCAAGGTGGCCATTCCGATGGATGCGACATTAAAAGCTTATGTAGACTTTTCAGGATTCTCTGCTAAGAACGTTAACCGACAAGGTGACAAGATAGAAATCATCTTACCAGACCCAAAAGTGATGCTCACCAGCAGTAAAATCAATCATGAAGGTGTAAGACAATTCGTTTCACTCACCAGAAGAAACTACAGTGATGCAGAACTGTCACTATTCGAACAACAAGGCAGGGAAAGTATTATTCGCGATATACCGAACCTAGATATTCTTGAGCAGGCACGCCAAAGTGCAGCAAACACCCTGATTCCGATGCTACAGGACATGGGATTTGCAGAAGAGAATATCAAAATCAGTTTCAGGAAGAAATTCACTTTCAACGATCTGAAGACTCTTCTGGATAAGACAACTATCGAAAAGAATCACTAA
- a CDS encoding DUF4230 domain-containing protein, whose protein sequence is MKRKQIIVLLALILILGGAFYWFTKDNEVSVVQEDKTTLSPTQVESIENIGQWEFLSVSDEELIDTIRRGFWGDDQLVRIYYGTLRLGIDMKDVKKGWLQASQDSIVCTLPPIKLLDHNFIDEAKTKSFFEEGKWTGSDRQAMYERAYQAMKKRCLNRTNIYTAQANAKTQFREMLKAMGFKNVKIEFEK, encoded by the coding sequence ATGAAAAGAAAACAAATCATCGTACTATTAGCACTGATCCTTATTCTGGGTGGAGCCTTCTATTGGTTCACCAAAGACAACGAGGTCAGCGTGGTACAGGAAGATAAGACAACCCTCTCACCCACTCAGGTAGAAAGCATCGAGAATATCGGCCAATGGGAATTTCTATCTGTAAGTGATGAAGAACTGATAGATACAATACGCCGTGGCTTTTGGGGCGATGACCAACTGGTACGTATCTATTACGGAACGTTGCGCTTGGGTATCGATATGAAGGATGTAAAAAAAGGATGGCTACAAGCCAGCCAGGACAGCATCGTATGCACTTTACCTCCTATCAAACTGCTGGACCATAACTTCATAGACGAAGCGAAGACCAAGAGTTTCTTTGAAGAAGGCAAATGGACAGGCAGCGACAGACAGGCTATGTATGAGCGTGCTTATCAAGCTATGAAGAAACGTTGCTTAAACCGCACCAATATCTATACTGCACAGGCGAATGCCAAGACTCAGTTTAGAGAGATGCTGAAAGCAATGGGATTCAAAAACGTAAAGATAGAATTTGAGAAATAA